A genome region from Sceloporus undulatus isolate JIND9_A2432 ecotype Alabama chromosome 1, SceUnd_v1.1, whole genome shotgun sequence includes the following:
- the C1H6orf58 gene encoding protein LEG1 homolog isoform X1, translated as MGSMLYLVHFLLTMTVFSPVPAERQIEEHEGDRDAFPPLWQFAPGSLEDYSKQGNTLVINAWNYIERMGLYKILLNSSAKYFLSLGPNNVGNILWGLPLQHGWQYETGRLADPLNATTCGHMDGDNMCISINSWWACMNYYLSVIPFLGAVDSGFFGELPYEVKILPPDGQEADFCHTTTECNAQAPALMDDWRKFFKYLLSTAPSTESSATHSFSQDEALKYMWKAHVLSIGFALPKFRNRLLYLSDPESSFGKDWALAVDFIAATHFRTNQNTTNHFQTGLPPRILLEGDKAPFIADFTPVQNRVLFFLGALRGANEKIGRILLPLWRMAMSTEEGRTIGRSILEGLV; from the exons ATGGGATCTATGCTATACCTTGTCCATTTCCTCCTAACTATGACTGTTTTCAGTCCAGTGCCTGCAGAAAGGCAAATTGAGGAGCATGAAGGGGACAGAGATGCCTTTCCTCCACTCTGGCAGTTTGCACCTGGAAGCTTGGAAGATTACTCCAAACAAGGCAACACCCTTGTCATCAATGCCTGGAACTACATAGAGAGAATGGGATTATACAAAATCTTGCTCAACTCCTCAGCTAAGTATTTTCTTAGTCTGGGACCAAATAATGTTGGCAATATTCTCTGGGGACTTCCCTTGCAGCATGGTTGGCAATATGAAACAG GCAGACTAGCAGATCCCTTGAATGCCACAACATGTGGCCATATGGATGGAGACAACATGTGCATATCCATCAACAGCTGGTGGGCTT GCATGAATTACTACCTATCAGTTATTCCCTTTCTGGGAGCTGTGGATAGTGGCTTCTTTGGAGAGCTGCCATATGAGGTAAAAATACTCCCACCAGATGGGCAGGAAGCTGATTTCTGTCACACCACTACTGAATGCAATGCCCAGGCCCCAGCACTCATGGATGACTGGAGAAAGTTCTTCAAG TATCTTTTATCCACTGCACCAAGTACTGAGTCATCTGCAACTCATTCCTTCTCACAAGATGAAGCACTAAAGTACATGTGGAAAGCTCATGTCCTCTCCATCGGTTTTGCACTTCCAAAGTTTCGAAATCG ATTACTTTATCTCAGTGATCCTGAAAGCAGCTTTGGGAAGGATTGGGCACTTGCAGTTGACTTCATTGCAGCCACACATTTTCGTACAAATCAGAACACAACAAACCACTTCCAGACTGGACTACCACCTCGAATACTTTTGGAAGGAGACAAAGCACCTTTCATTGCAGACTTCACACCTGTGCAGAACAGAGTGCTGTTTTTTCTTGGAGCTCTTCGGGGAGCCAATGAGAAAATTG